One window from the genome of Cherax quadricarinatus isolate ZL_2023a chromosome 85, ASM3850222v1, whole genome shotgun sequence encodes:
- the LOC128703224 gene encoding vacuolar ATPase assembly integral membrane protein vma21-like, whose amino-acid sequence MEYRPLSSVPGGDSFLGDKGPTEGSLMAAVLPYVIMIILLPIGSFFFSKSIIFEDLLSYSETTASVYGAICSVIILHILLALFILKAFKESPVKGSKQD is encoded by the exons ATGGAGTACAGGCCTCTGTCATCAGTTCCAGGCGGTGATAGCTTCCTCGGAGACAAG gGTCCTACGGAGGGCTCGTTGATGGCAGCTGTGCTTCCTTATGTGATTATGATTATACTTCTACCTATTGGTAGTTTCTTCTTCTCTAAGTCAATCATATTTGAAG ATCTCCTATCTTACAGCGAGACAACAGCCAGTGTTTATGGTGCCATTTGTTCTGTCATCATTTTACACATTCTTCTGGCACTGTTTATCCTTAAAGCCTTCAAGGAGTCTCCTGTCAAGGGCTCCAAACAGGATTAA